In Cellulomonas wangsupingiae, the genomic window TCGTGCCCACGTTCAACGAGGCACCCAACGTCGCGGAACTGGTCCGGCGCGTCGGGGTGGCCGTGCGGGGGCTGGGTGCCGAGCTGCTGTTCGTGGACGACTCGACCGACGACACCGCCGACGTCGTGCGGGCCGTCGCGCGCACCGCCGAGCTGCCCGTGCGGGTCATCCACCGCGACGAGCCCGTCGGGGGCCTGGGCGGTGCCGTCCTCGAGGGCGTGCGGGCGTCGACCGCGCCCTACTTCCTGGTGATGGACGGCGACCTCCAGCACCCGCCCGAGCTGATCCCCACCCTCGTCGCCCGGGTGCAGGAGCCAGACGTCGACGTCGCGGTCGCCTCCCGCTACGTGGGTGACGGGTCGAGCGCGGGGCTCTCGGGGGTCGTGCGCCGCGCGGTCTCCTCGACGTCGACGTCGGTGACCCGGGCGATGTTCCCCGTCCGGCTGCGTGACTGCTCCGACCCGATGACCGGCTTCTTCGCCGTGCGGCGCGGCGCGGTGGACCTCGACGCGCTGCGGCCGCGCGGGTTCAAGATCCTGCTGGAGATCCTCGCCCGCCACCCCATGCGCGTGGTCGAGGTGCCGTTCGTCTTCGGTGCCCGCTACGCGGGGGAGTCCAAGGCCAATCTGGCGCAGGGTCTGCACTTCATGTGGCAGCTCG contains:
- a CDS encoding glycosyltransferase is translated as MTAAPEHTDPRLTVIVPTFNEAPNVAELVRRVGVAVRGLGAELLFVDDSTDDTADVVRAVARTAELPVRVIHRDEPVGGLGGAVLEGVRASTAPYFLVMDGDLQHPPELIPTLVARVQEPDVDVAVASRYVGDGSSAGLSGVVRRAVSSTSTSVTRAMFPVRLRDCSDPMTGFFAVRRGAVDLDALRPRGFKILLEILARHPMRVVEVPFVFGARYAGESKANLAQGLHFMWQLAGLRFGRMSRFAIIGGMGAVANIAIVWLLTTLGAPWLLAAVVAAEVTIVGNFLLQERFVFRDLRHEGKGMWARFAQSFTFNNVETVVRLPLVALLVETMHVAAVLATAITLVVAFVVRFTFHSRIVYRPRASSRRADLVEREAEQAGPAPAPSTEAV